A window of Longispora fulva contains these coding sequences:
- a CDS encoding YciI family protein, translated as MDYFVYGHDRPDVGDLRWERTEEHWTFMDGYADVMIARGPTLTEDGEGVTGSVHIVDLPDSAAARAFAYDEPYYRAGVFADVLVRRWSNTLGRTMWAFTGTGEDPRFLVIGHGRHGMTDVRDRYRADQRDYLAAGYSERLIAHGPMLSEDGVEWLGTATLVELPDRAAAEAMLARGPYAEAGLYERVEVHPWRFGGRPAS; from the coding sequence GTGGATTACTTCGTGTACGGTCACGACCGCCCAGACGTCGGGGACCTGCGGTGGGAGCGGACCGAGGAACACTGGACCTTCATGGACGGCTACGCCGACGTCATGATCGCCCGGGGCCCCACCCTCACCGAGGACGGCGAGGGCGTGACCGGCAGCGTGCACATCGTCGACCTGCCCGACTCCGCCGCGGCCCGGGCGTTCGCCTACGACGAGCCGTACTACCGGGCCGGCGTGTTCGCCGACGTGCTGGTCCGCCGCTGGAGCAACACCCTCGGCCGGACGATGTGGGCGTTCACCGGCACCGGCGAGGACCCGCGCTTCCTGGTCATCGGGCACGGCCGGCACGGCATGACCGACGTGCGCGACCGGTACCGGGCCGACCAGCGCGACTACCTCGCCGCCGGCTACTCCGAGCGCCTCATCGCGCACGGGCCGATGCTGTCCGAGGACGGCGTGGAGTGGCTGGGCACCGCGACGCTGGTCGAACTGCCCGACCGGGCCGCCGCGGAGGCGATGCTGGCCCGCGGCCCGTACGCCGAGGCGGGCCTGTACGAGCGGGTCGAGGTCCACCCGTGGCGGTTCGGCGGCCGACCGGCCAGCTGA
- a CDS encoding GDSL-type esterase/lipase family protein, with the protein MNIDPDAYTVLCFGDSNTNGIPSDDEDYVRLAADVRWTGRLQALLGDGFHVIEEGLNGRTTDVDYADRPGCNGRPYFAPCLRTHHPVDVVVIMLGTNDLKTQFDRSPEDIAAALDGYIDDVDDNAANRDGGTPRTILVSPIPLDDTQPMFAANTLGAFDAAAVDKSRRLSEELLKVARARGVHFADAATVARAGGDGLHLRLDGHQPLAELVATTIQDALADLVAAHH; encoded by the coding sequence ATGAACATCGATCCTGACGCGTACACGGTGCTGTGTTTCGGCGACTCCAACACGAACGGCATCCCCTCCGACGACGAGGACTACGTCCGCCTCGCCGCGGACGTGCGGTGGACGGGCCGGCTCCAGGCCCTGCTCGGGGACGGATTCCACGTCATCGAGGAGGGACTCAACGGCCGGACCACCGACGTGGACTACGCCGACCGTCCCGGCTGCAACGGCCGGCCCTACTTCGCACCCTGTCTGCGGACGCACCACCCGGTCGACGTCGTCGTCATCATGCTCGGGACCAACGATCTGAAGACCCAGTTCGACCGGTCCCCGGAGGACATCGCCGCGGCTCTGGACGGTTACATCGACGACGTCGACGACAACGCCGCGAACCGGGACGGCGGAACTCCCCGGACCATTCTGGTCAGCCCGATTCCGCTCGACGACACCCAGCCGATGTTCGCGGCGAACACCCTCGGGGCCTTCGACGCCGCCGCGGTGGACAAGTCGCGCCGGTTGTCGGAGGAACTGCTGAAGGTGGCTCGGGCGCGTGGCGTGCACTTCGCCGACGCGGCCACGGTCGCCCGGGCCGGAGGCGACGGCCTGCACCTCCGCCTCGACGGTCACCAGCCCCTCGCCGAGCTGGTCGCGACCACGATTCAGGACGCGCTCGCCGATCTCGTCGCCGCGCACCACTGA
- a CDS encoding PKD domain containing protein, whose protein sequence is MNYRDRIAPRALTAATLALAALLAPVTATAEQAQSVVVSERPMSWTPNVLDGTVYAIAVIGDIAVVGGDFTAVRAAASGTALSRRYVFAFRLGTGEILPDFAPTLDGTVYALSAGADGSVYIGGAFTQVNGEDRRGLAKLDARTGRTDRAFTGAIADGEVHTLVARGDRLYVSGWFSSISGVWRTALARLDAATGAADHGFVPDLRRAGGGLVRVEAMAVSQDGASLLIDGSFTHVDGVDRFNLALLDVSGAEPYVRDWNTYAYRNSTCIWSPSTYLRGVDFSPDGSYFVVVTSGHINEPTKMCDTAARFETDTDGVHDPTWVNHTGANTLLSVAVTGSAVYVGGHQQWLDNTYGHNKNRGPGAVPRPGIGAIDPDTGKALAWNPTKDRGVGVEALVAYPGGLLVGSDTEYMGHEYHARLGGFELP, encoded by the coding sequence GTGAATTATCGCGACAGGATCGCGCCCCGCGCGCTCACCGCAGCCACTCTGGCGCTCGCGGCCCTGCTGGCCCCCGTCACCGCGACCGCCGAACAGGCCCAGTCCGTCGTGGTGTCCGAGCGGCCGATGAGCTGGACCCCGAACGTCCTGGACGGCACGGTGTACGCGATCGCGGTCATCGGCGACATCGCCGTCGTCGGCGGGGACTTCACCGCCGTCCGCGCGGCCGCCTCGGGCACCGCGCTCAGCCGGCGCTACGTGTTCGCGTTCCGGCTCGGCACGGGCGAGATCCTGCCCGACTTCGCCCCCACCCTCGACGGCACGGTCTACGCCCTGTCGGCCGGCGCCGACGGCAGCGTGTACATCGGCGGCGCGTTCACCCAGGTCAACGGCGAGGACCGCCGGGGCCTGGCCAAGCTCGACGCGCGGACCGGGAGGACCGATCGCGCGTTCACGGGCGCGATCGCCGACGGCGAGGTGCACACCCTGGTGGCTCGCGGCGACCGGCTGTACGTCTCGGGCTGGTTCAGCAGCATCTCCGGCGTGTGGCGCACGGCGCTCGCCCGGCTCGACGCCGCGACCGGCGCGGCGGACCACGGTTTCGTGCCGGACCTGCGGCGGGCCGGCGGCGGGCTGGTCCGGGTGGAGGCGATGGCCGTCTCCCAGGACGGCGCCTCCCTGCTGATCGACGGCTCCTTCACCCACGTCGACGGCGTGGACCGCTTCAACCTGGCCCTGCTGGACGTGTCCGGGGCCGAGCCGTACGTGCGGGACTGGAACACTTACGCGTACCGGAACTCCACCTGCATCTGGTCGCCCAGCACGTACCTGCGCGGTGTGGACTTCTCGCCCGACGGCTCGTACTTCGTCGTCGTCACCAGCGGACACATCAACGAGCCGACCAAGATGTGCGACACCGCCGCCCGGTTCGAGACCGACACCGACGGCGTGCACGACCCGACCTGGGTCAACCACACCGGGGCCAACACCCTGCTGTCGGTGGCGGTGACCGGCTCGGCCGTGTACGTCGGCGGCCACCAGCAGTGGCTCGACAACACCTACGGCCACAACAAGAACCGGGGCCCGGGCGCGGTGCCCCGGCCGGGGATCGGCGCGATCGATCCGGACACCGGCAAGGCGCTGGCCTGGAACCCGACCAAGGACCGGGGCGTCGGCGTCGAGGCGCTCGTCGCGTACCCCGGAGGGCTGCTGGTCGGCAGCGACACCGAGTACATGGGCCACGAGTACCACGCGCGGCTGGGCGGCTTCGAGCTGCCATGA